A single genomic interval of Candidatus Angelobacter sp. harbors:
- a CDS encoding PQQ-dependent sugar dehydrogenase, with the protein MKTNLAVSVRTLLAAFCFLLLSTEATIAADGPAGVGLKVFAEGFTSPTTLIPLEDGSGRLLVADQIGVISVLSKDGVKADQPFLDVRSRMTKLNDGFDERGLLGLALHPRFKENHKVYLTYSAPLRPSAPQDWFKAPDFKASDTSTLRVSEFKVSENDPGRVDPASERVLLEIDKPYMNHNAGCIAFGPDGFLYISVGDGGNANDEGRGHSPQGNGQDTTVLLGKILRIDVDKGNPYAIPSDNPFADGKKGRPEIFAYGIRNSWRISFDRAGDHELFGGEVGQTMFEEVNIIRRGGNYGWNIREGFHCFNRKDPLHPLEDCPKVGAMGEPLLDPILEYKNINGHRKDPEARGISITGGYVYRGKALPQLDGKYVFGDWSHNFVLPDGTLFVATRPASSAETKWTMAPLELVAPKKVGAFIVAFGQDADGELYVLTNGRNGLTGTTGKIFKLVPM; encoded by the coding sequence GTGAAAACCAACCTTGCTGTCAGCGTGCGAACTTTGCTCGCGGCGTTTTGCTTCCTTCTACTCTCAACCGAAGCCACGATCGCCGCCGACGGTCCGGCCGGCGTTGGCCTCAAGGTGTTTGCCGAAGGGTTCACTTCTCCGACGACATTGATCCCACTGGAGGATGGTTCGGGACGATTGCTTGTCGCCGACCAGATCGGCGTGATTTCTGTGCTGTCGAAGGACGGCGTGAAAGCGGACCAGCCCTTTCTCGACGTGCGAAGCAGGATGACCAAACTCAACGACGGTTTTGACGAACGGGGACTGCTTGGCCTCGCGCTGCACCCGCGCTTCAAAGAGAATCACAAGGTCTATCTGACTTACAGCGCCCCGCTGCGTCCGAGTGCACCGCAGGATTGGTTCAAGGCTCCTGATTTCAAGGCGTCGGACACCTCGACGCTTCGCGTTTCGGAATTCAAAGTGTCGGAGAATGACCCTGGTCGGGTGGATCCCGCGTCCGAACGCGTGCTGCTCGAGATCGACAAGCCTTACATGAACCATAACGCCGGCTGCATCGCGTTCGGGCCGGATGGATTCCTTTACATCTCGGTCGGCGACGGGGGGAACGCGAATGACGAAGGCCGCGGCCATTCGCCGCAGGGCAACGGCCAGGACACCACCGTGTTGCTTGGCAAAATCCTGCGCATTGACGTGGACAAGGGCAATCCTTACGCGATTCCGTCGGACAACCCGTTCGCCGACGGCAAAAAAGGTCGGCCTGAAATTTTTGCCTACGGCATCCGCAACTCGTGGCGCATCTCTTTCGACCGCGCCGGCGACCACGAACTGTTCGGCGGGGAAGTGGGCCAGACCATGTTCGAGGAGGTGAACATCATCCGGCGCGGAGGCAATTACGGCTGGAACATTCGCGAGGGGTTTCATTGCTTCAACCGGAAGGACCCGTTACACCCACTCGAAGACTGCCCGAAGGTCGGCGCGATGGGCGAGCCGTTGCTCGACCCCATCCTCGAATACAAGAACATCAACGGACACCGCAAGGATCCGGAAGCGCGGGGCATCAGCATCACCGGCGGCTATGTGTACCGCGGCAAGGCCCTGCCCCAGCTTGACGGGAAATACGTTTTCGGGGACTGGTCGCACAACTTCGTTCTTCCCGACGGAACCCTGTTTGTCGCGACCCGGCCGGCTTCGTCCGCCGAAACAAAGTGGACCATGGCACCACTCGAACTCGTCGCGCCGAAAAAGGTCGGAGCGTTCATCGTCGCGTTCGGGCAGGATGCCGACGGCGAGCTTTACGTGCTGACCAACGGCCGCAACGGCCTTACCGGCACAACTGGAAAGATCTTCAAACTTGTGCCGATGTAA